Proteins encoded in a region of the Pelmatolapia mariae isolate MD_Pm_ZW linkage group LG6, Pm_UMD_F_2, whole genome shotgun sequence genome:
- the palm3 gene encoding paralemmin-3 isoform X1: MDEAEKYKQRIEAIAEKRRLQEEQDRSRREKEDEKLRLRQFKRKSLREQWLMEGAPLSPTSLDAESLHSPPWSAQAQDMEEHIEKSQSENKQLAEEQEKLEKRTEDGETVKMSHAGDEVVSDVAQNGENYSTGSETTEDDTEVNQEAPLDENGVIVTNGVEKTEVSASDENNQSLTNGPTSDVSVEMGKNSGVSEEDLVQVPNTNVKEEEEEEGTLVMRAECIFITDDGDDVSGEVVSQADRQESVQSDQILLPNPEASKEGGEAAEENVQTETFTEPESEPLGDIDDSIKTNPDEDGDVKTEGQDNELKDPACVQSQSLISPPESTVVALLPVYIEAQPSSLSPDLQVQAEESAAVPEETEAASKAQEATCLTDQFQEVPLADAQENQRTEAGPGEQEPLLLNAKAPSTMVEPAGADSPASAEAQSPNAASQGEASESPKPKKCDCCSVM; the protein is encoded by the exons ATGGATGAGGCTGAGAAATACAAACAGCGCATTGAGGCCATCGCT GAGAAGCGTCGGTTGCAGGAAGAGCAGGACAGATCcagaagagagaaggaggaTGAGAAGCTCAGACTACGGCAGTTCAAG AGAAAGTCGCTGAGAGAGCAGTGGTTAATGGAAGGAGCTCCCTTGTCCCCGACCTCTCTGGACGCTGAGAGCCTTCACTCCCCTCCATGGAGTGCCCAGGCCCAGGATATGGAAGAGCACATTGAAAA GTCGCAGTCAGAGAATAAGCAGTTGGCAGAAGAGCAAGAAAAGCTGGAGAAAAGGACAGAGGATGGTGAAACG GTAAAAATGTCACATGCTGGAGATG AAGTGGTCAGTGATGTTGCACAGAATGGAGAAAACTATTCAACTGGATCAG AAACAACTGAAGATGATACGGAGGTAAACCAAGAGGCACCACTGGATGAAAATGGAGTCATTGTAACCAATGGTGTGGAAAAAACTGAAGTTAGTGCTTCAGATGAAAATAATCAGTCACTCACTAATGGGCCAACCAGTGATGTTAGTGTGGAGATGGGAAAGAATTCGGGTGTTTCTGAGGAAGATCTGGTCCAGGTTCCAAATACCAATGttaaagaagaggaggaagaagaagggaCTTTGGTGATGAGAGCAGAATGCATCTTCATCACAGATGATGGGGATGATGTTTCTGGAGAGGTTGTGTCGCAGGCAGATCGACAGGAATCCGTGCAGTCAGACCAGATTCTTCTGCCAAATCCAGAAGCCAGCAAAGAGGGAGGGGAGGCTGCAGAGGAGAATGTACAAACAGAAACTTTTACAGAGCCAGAGAGTGAGCCATTGGGAGACATAGATGATAGCATAAAGACAAATCCAGATGAAGATGGAGATGTAAAAACTGAGGGCCAGGACAACGAATTGAAAGATCCAGCCTGTGTGCAGTCGCAGTCCCTAATCAGTCCTCCAGAGAGCACTGTGGTGGCTTTGTTGCCTGTCTATATTGAGGCACAACCTTCTAGTCTTAGTCCTGATCTACAGGTTCAAGCTGAAGAATCAGCAGCAGTACCAGAGGAAACTGAGGCAGCATCAAAAGCACAAGAGGCTACCTGTCTTACTGATCAGTTCCAGGAGGTGCCTCTGGCTGATGCCCAAGAAAACCAAAGAACAGAGGCAGGGCCTGGGGAGCAGGAACCCCTCCTGTTGAACGCCAAAGCCCCCAGCACCATGGTAGAGCCAGCAGGCGCTGACAGCCCAGCCAGTGCAGAGGCACAGAGCCCAAACGCAGCTAGCCAGGGAGAGGCGTCTGAGTCACCCAAGCCCAAAAAATGCGACTGCTGCTCTGTCATGTAA
- the palm3 gene encoding paralemmin-3 isoform X2, producing MDEAEKYKQRIEAIAEKRRLQEEQDRSRREKEDEKLRLRQFKRKSLREQWLMEGAPLSPTSLDAESLHSPPWSAQAQDMEEHIEKSQSENKQLAEEQEKLEKRTEDGETVKMSHAGDVVSDVAQNGENYSTGSETTEDDTEVNQEAPLDENGVIVTNGVEKTEVSASDENNQSLTNGPTSDVSVEMGKNSGVSEEDLVQVPNTNVKEEEEEEGTLVMRAECIFITDDGDDVSGEVVSQADRQESVQSDQILLPNPEASKEGGEAAEENVQTETFTEPESEPLGDIDDSIKTNPDEDGDVKTEGQDNELKDPACVQSQSLISPPESTVVALLPVYIEAQPSSLSPDLQVQAEESAAVPEETEAASKAQEATCLTDQFQEVPLADAQENQRTEAGPGEQEPLLLNAKAPSTMVEPAGADSPASAEAQSPNAASQGEASESPKPKKCDCCSVM from the exons ATGGATGAGGCTGAGAAATACAAACAGCGCATTGAGGCCATCGCT GAGAAGCGTCGGTTGCAGGAAGAGCAGGACAGATCcagaagagagaaggaggaTGAGAAGCTCAGACTACGGCAGTTCAAG AGAAAGTCGCTGAGAGAGCAGTGGTTAATGGAAGGAGCTCCCTTGTCCCCGACCTCTCTGGACGCTGAGAGCCTTCACTCCCCTCCATGGAGTGCCCAGGCCCAGGATATGGAAGAGCACATTGAAAA GTCGCAGTCAGAGAATAAGCAGTTGGCAGAAGAGCAAGAAAAGCTGGAGAAAAGGACAGAGGATGGTGAAACG GTAAAAATGTCACATGCTGGAGATG TGGTCAGTGATGTTGCACAGAATGGAGAAAACTATTCAACTGGATCAG AAACAACTGAAGATGATACGGAGGTAAACCAAGAGGCACCACTGGATGAAAATGGAGTCATTGTAACCAATGGTGTGGAAAAAACTGAAGTTAGTGCTTCAGATGAAAATAATCAGTCACTCACTAATGGGCCAACCAGTGATGTTAGTGTGGAGATGGGAAAGAATTCGGGTGTTTCTGAGGAAGATCTGGTCCAGGTTCCAAATACCAATGttaaagaagaggaggaagaagaagggaCTTTGGTGATGAGAGCAGAATGCATCTTCATCACAGATGATGGGGATGATGTTTCTGGAGAGGTTGTGTCGCAGGCAGATCGACAGGAATCCGTGCAGTCAGACCAGATTCTTCTGCCAAATCCAGAAGCCAGCAAAGAGGGAGGGGAGGCTGCAGAGGAGAATGTACAAACAGAAACTTTTACAGAGCCAGAGAGTGAGCCATTGGGAGACATAGATGATAGCATAAAGACAAATCCAGATGAAGATGGAGATGTAAAAACTGAGGGCCAGGACAACGAATTGAAAGATCCAGCCTGTGTGCAGTCGCAGTCCCTAATCAGTCCTCCAGAGAGCACTGTGGTGGCTTTGTTGCCTGTCTATATTGAGGCACAACCTTCTAGTCTTAGTCCTGATCTACAGGTTCAAGCTGAAGAATCAGCAGCAGTACCAGAGGAAACTGAGGCAGCATCAAAAGCACAAGAGGCTACCTGTCTTACTGATCAGTTCCAGGAGGTGCCTCTGGCTGATGCCCAAGAAAACCAAAGAACAGAGGCAGGGCCTGGGGAGCAGGAACCCCTCCTGTTGAACGCCAAAGCCCCCAGCACCATGGTAGAGCCAGCAGGCGCTGACAGCCCAGCCAGTGCAGAGGCACAGAGCCCAAACGCAGCTAGCCAGGGAGAGGCGTCTGAGTCACCCAAGCCCAAAAAATGCGACTGCTGCTCTGTCATGTAA
- the palm3 gene encoding paralemmin-3 isoform X3 yields the protein MDEAEKYKQRIEAIAEKRRLQEEQDRSRREKEDEKLRLRQFKRKSLREQWLMEGAPLSPTSLDAESLHSPPWSAQAQDMEEHIEKSQSENKQLAEEQEKLEKRTEDGETVKMSHAGDETTEDDTEVNQEAPLDENGVIVTNGVEKTEVSASDENNQSLTNGPTSDVSVEMGKNSGVSEEDLVQVPNTNVKEEEEEEGTLVMRAECIFITDDGDDVSGEVVSQADRQESVQSDQILLPNPEASKEGGEAAEENVQTETFTEPESEPLGDIDDSIKTNPDEDGDVKTEGQDNELKDPACVQSQSLISPPESTVVALLPVYIEAQPSSLSPDLQVQAEESAAVPEETEAASKAQEATCLTDQFQEVPLADAQENQRTEAGPGEQEPLLLNAKAPSTMVEPAGADSPASAEAQSPNAASQGEASESPKPKKCDCCSVM from the exons ATGGATGAGGCTGAGAAATACAAACAGCGCATTGAGGCCATCGCT GAGAAGCGTCGGTTGCAGGAAGAGCAGGACAGATCcagaagagagaaggaggaTGAGAAGCTCAGACTACGGCAGTTCAAG AGAAAGTCGCTGAGAGAGCAGTGGTTAATGGAAGGAGCTCCCTTGTCCCCGACCTCTCTGGACGCTGAGAGCCTTCACTCCCCTCCATGGAGTGCCCAGGCCCAGGATATGGAAGAGCACATTGAAAA GTCGCAGTCAGAGAATAAGCAGTTGGCAGAAGAGCAAGAAAAGCTGGAGAAAAGGACAGAGGATGGTGAAACG GTAAAAATGTCACATGCTGGAGATG AAACAACTGAAGATGATACGGAGGTAAACCAAGAGGCACCACTGGATGAAAATGGAGTCATTGTAACCAATGGTGTGGAAAAAACTGAAGTTAGTGCTTCAGATGAAAATAATCAGTCACTCACTAATGGGCCAACCAGTGATGTTAGTGTGGAGATGGGAAAGAATTCGGGTGTTTCTGAGGAAGATCTGGTCCAGGTTCCAAATACCAATGttaaagaagaggaggaagaagaagggaCTTTGGTGATGAGAGCAGAATGCATCTTCATCACAGATGATGGGGATGATGTTTCTGGAGAGGTTGTGTCGCAGGCAGATCGACAGGAATCCGTGCAGTCAGACCAGATTCTTCTGCCAAATCCAGAAGCCAGCAAAGAGGGAGGGGAGGCTGCAGAGGAGAATGTACAAACAGAAACTTTTACAGAGCCAGAGAGTGAGCCATTGGGAGACATAGATGATAGCATAAAGACAAATCCAGATGAAGATGGAGATGTAAAAACTGAGGGCCAGGACAACGAATTGAAAGATCCAGCCTGTGTGCAGTCGCAGTCCCTAATCAGTCCTCCAGAGAGCACTGTGGTGGCTTTGTTGCCTGTCTATATTGAGGCACAACCTTCTAGTCTTAGTCCTGATCTACAGGTTCAAGCTGAAGAATCAGCAGCAGTACCAGAGGAAACTGAGGCAGCATCAAAAGCACAAGAGGCTACCTGTCTTACTGATCAGTTCCAGGAGGTGCCTCTGGCTGATGCCCAAGAAAACCAAAGAACAGAGGCAGGGCCTGGGGAGCAGGAACCCCTCCTGTTGAACGCCAAAGCCCCCAGCACCATGGTAGAGCCAGCAGGCGCTGACAGCCCAGCCAGTGCAGAGGCACAGAGCCCAAACGCAGCTAGCCAGGGAGAGGCGTCTGAGTCACCCAAGCCCAAAAAATGCGACTGCTGCTCTGTCATGTAA